The genomic segment GGCCGGCGAATGCCCCGGCCGGAACCCCTCGGCCAGCACCACGGTGGACTGCACCGCCAGGTACGCCGCCAGCGCGGTGAACGCCGCCCCGATCAGCCGCAGCCCGCGGCGCTGCCGGGTCGCACCGGCGCCGGACAGCTCCCACACCACCACGACCGAGGCGCCGATCTCGATCAGCGAGTCGAGCCCGAAGCCGGCCAGCGCGACGGACCGGGCCCGGATCGCGGCGACCGCCAGGATCACGATGCCGAGCACGTTCCAGCCGAGCGTGACGTACTCCAGCACGAAGCCGCGACGCAGCAACCGGTGCCGCGGCACGCTGTCGGTGGCGCTCACCGGCCGAATCGCGATGCCG from the Actinocatenispora thailandica genome contains:
- a CDS encoding cation transporter, which encodes MSATDSVPRHRLLRRGFVLEYVTLGWNVLGIVILAVAAIRARSVALAGFGLDSLIEIGASVVVVWELSGAGATRQRRGLRLIGAAFTALAAYLAVQSTVVLAEGFRPGHSPAGIGWTAVTAAVMFALAAGKARTGAALGNPVLATEGRVTLVDGILAVAVLTALLLNATLGWWWADPLAGYVLAGYAAREVRTIWLDTRAEHDDVGAR